One Belonocnema kinseyi isolate 2016_QV_RU_SX_M_011 chromosome 6, B_treatae_v1, whole genome shotgun sequence genomic region harbors:
- the LOC117174371 gene encoding serine/threonine-protein kinase RIO3, which yields MSSPWTKIEPVEGPTSFLEITSEELAKSLQEKEEVRKYPETLVEIQEVPLDSELYEIDGTDSDEVIAHLVQAEFNDEHDLMLKRTENKYNRDSKVNISYSNYRAGPSELEEPKPIIDENRDIDHFVEVEKEYASIPRCGYKKVVNDEGEGSQIVTKHDILMSSRINACRLLEFPPGIETGDTGKFDVKLGNRVFNDLRAHSHAHCSREKAKARLTAKPKEKEKEKEK from the exons ATGTCTTCTCCGTGGACAAAAATCGAACCAGTAGAAGGTCCTACTAGTTTTCTGGAAATAACGTCCGAGGAATTGGCCAAAAGCTTGCaggaaaa AGAAGAAGTACGCAAATATCCAGAAACACTCGTTGAAATACAAGAAGTGCCACTGGATTCTGAATTATATGAAATTGATGGCACAGACAGTGACGAAGTAATTGCACACTTGGTACAAGCTGAATTTAATGATGAACACGATTTAATGTTAAAACGGACTGAAAACAAGTACAATCGCGATTCAAAAG TGAACATTTCTTACTCAAATTATCGAGCAGGCCCTTCTGAACTTGAAGAGCCAAAACCTATCATTGATGAAAATCGAGACATCGATCATTTTGTt GAAGTTGAAAAAGAATACGCTTCCATACCGCGCTGTGGTTACAAGAAAGTAGTAAACGACGAAGGCGAAGGTTCACAAATTGTGACTAAACACGACATCCTGATGTCCTCCAGGATTAACGCTTGTCGCCTTCTTGAATTCCCTCCGGGAATTGAAACCGGAGACACAGGAAAATTCGACGTAAAGTTGGGCAACAGAGTCTTCAACGATCTCCGCGCACACAGTCACGCCCACTGTTCCAGGGAAAAAGCCAAAGCCAGGCTTACCGCGAAAcctaaagaaaaagagaaggaaaaagaaaaatag